A section of the Bacteroidales bacterium genome encodes:
- a CDS encoding sigma-70 family RNA polymerase sigma factor has translation VNIDDIKNKNEFETPETLLLKAEKSDVINNIIFNLPKRAGLVLRMHKVDGLKYREIAEVLNISEKTVENHMSNALRHLRNIANKYPKLINYLTTALLIGSMWNYSLF, from the coding sequence TTGTAAATATTGATGATATTAAAAATAAAAATGAGTTTGAAACTCCCGAAACATTGCTTCTCAAAGCAGAAAAATCAGATGTAATAAATAATATAATATTTAATCTACCCAAAAGAGCAGGACTAGTTCTCCGAATGCATAAAGTCGACGGGTTAAAATACCGAGAAATTGCAGAGGTTCTGAATATTTCTGAAAAAACAGTTGAAAACCATATGAGTAATGCGCTACGGCATCTCAGAAATATAGCCAATAAATACCCCAAGCTTATTAACTACTTAACTACAGCATTA